The nucleotide window GTTGCCGATGACCAGGTCTTCGTAGTCGCGTGTAGTGGCGGGTGAGCCGGAAAGCAGCAGGTGAGCAAGAAAATTCATGGAGGGCAAAGTACTGGAAAACTGCGGCAAGAGCTTTTGCAAAGCCCGACCGTAGAACCTTCCCCCGCCCCGGCCGTACTTCCTTGCACACCCTTACACTACCAAAACCCTAGATACTATGGCCGAGCAAGTAGCCGTTAGCCACGATGTCACGAAGCTCGTGGAGCGCATCAAAGACATTAAAATAGCCATGATGACCACCGTGGAACCCAGCGGGGAGCTGCACAGCCGCCCGATGTACACCCACGAGCCCGAGGCCGACGGCACCCTGTGGTTTTTCACCGAAGGAGATTCCGCCAAGATTGACGAAGTACAGCAGGAGCGCCACGTAAACCTGGGCTACTCCAAGCCCGACCAGAACCTGTACGTGTCCATTTCCGGCACGGCCACCGTGGTCAACGACCGGCAGAAAATCAAGGATCTGTGGAGCGAAGGCCTGCGCGCCTGGTTCCCCAAGGGCTCCGACGACCCGAATATCTCCCTGCTGCGCGTGGATATCAGCCGCGGCGAATACTGGGACCAGCCCAGCAACGTGCTGGTACGCGCCTTTGGCTACGCCAAAGCCGTGGCTACCGGTGAGCGGTACCAGCCCACCGGCGACGAGCATACCAAGGTAAACCTCTAGGCGCCTGCGCCACCAAAGCAAAGGGCCGGAAGCAATTCCGGCCCTTTTTTGTTGTTTTGTCAGCCCTCCCCCGGCAAGACTTTTTTCGGCCGCTTCTCTGCTACTGCCCTTGCTTACCACCCTCACCATTTTCACGCTGCAACCCGGCACCACCCGCTGGGGCCTGGCTCAAATGGGCACCGCGCCCCGGCAGCTGCAGCGCGTAGCTGGTCTGCGCTTCTTTAAGATGCTAGGCAGCGGCTACGATTTTGGCTTGAAGCCCAACTTTCAGCGCTACGCCCTGATGGCTGTCTGGGAAACCATGGCTGCCGCCGAAACATTCTTTGCCACGCACCCGCTGTGGCTCAGCTACCAGCAGCATAGCACCGAAACCTGGACCGTGCAGCTCGCCCCGCTGAAAGCCCACGGCCTCTGGGACGGCCAGAACCCTTTCGACTATCACACTACTCCTGCCCCGGCCGACGGGCCGGTTGCCGTGCTTACCCGGGCTTCCATCAAGCTCTGGAAAGCTCCGCAATTCTGGCGGGCCGTGCCCGCTACCAGCGCCGCCTTTGCCCAGGCGCAAGGGGTGCGGGCCGCCATTGGCCTGGGTGAAATCCCGATTGTGCGCCAGGCCACTTTCAGCGTGTGGGAATCGGCGGTCAGCATGCAGCAATATGCTTACCGCGGGGCAGCACACAAGGGCGTAATTCAGCGTACCCGCCAGGAAAAGTGGTACGGCGAGGAGCTGTTTGCCCGCTTTCAGGTGCTGGGCGGCCAAGGAACCCTGGACGGCAAAAATCCACTGGAAGGTCTGGTATAGCCAGCCCCGCAGCAAGCAACTACGCTTCAGATACGCAAAAAGCCCGGCCAGCCGGGCTTTTTGGCATCATACGCAGCATACATTAGCTTCCGATGGGGGCCGTCCGGGTAGTCGGCTGGGACTTCAGGACCTGCTTCATCTCCTTTTCCTTCAGCTTTTTGCACGTCAGCACCACTACGGCGTCGTTGCTCATGGCATTTTCCTCGTAGCTCATGTGCACCTTCTTGCCGCTCCAGGCAAAGCGCTGGGCAAAGGCACTGCTGCGGGTGCCGGGGCCCGCCTTTTGCTGCAGGGCGGCCAGCATGGCCCGGCTATTGGCCAGCCCCTGGGTTTTGAGCAGAATCACGCTCAGCTTGCCCTGATAAAAGCCGTAGGTCACGTCGAACACTTCCCCCTCGCCAAGGGTTTTGGGCTCGGTTTTGCGGCGGTAGTAGCGCGTCTGTCCTGCTTTTTCGGCTAGGGCCAGGTCGCGGAAGGCGCTGGTGTCACTCTCAAAACGGGCACCCCGGTACCCATAGGTGTCGTCCAGGGCCTGAAGGCTGGCGGGGGCCTGCTGGGCCAATAGGGGCCCGGCCGTCAGCAGCAGCAGGCCGGTCAAGGTAGAGTAGAGCTTCATTAAAGACAAATTAGAAGTAGCACAGAACGTCAGAAGTCGGCAATATAAGCGCTACAGTACCATTTGGCACACTCTATTAAGCAGAACTATCCAAAAACACCACCCGACCTCCGCAAAGTACCCTGCCCCGCCTCATGCCCCCGCCCCGCTACCGGAATTTAGGCGAGGAAACCCGGGTTTCGTGCTTGATGATTTCCACCTTTTTGTCTTTGGGATAGTCAACCTGGAAGCTGAAGCGCAGCCGCTGACTGGCGCCCGGGGCCAGAGTCAGCACCCAGGTGAGCTTGCCGCTGCGTTCCTCCAGCTGGGCCCCGCTGGTGTCAATCACCTTCACCACAATTTCCTTTTCCTCCGAAATCGGGATCTGATCCAGCAGGCGCAGACGCACGGTGGTCGGGTGGTTGTTGCGCACGTTCAGCTCGTAGCTCAGGCGCACCCGGCGCTTGTCGCTCAGGGGCACGTCACCGCTGAAATCCTCCAGCTTGGCCCGGCCTACCACCAGCTGCTCATCATGGCCCAGGGCCACCTCCAGCGAGTCGTTATAGGCCCGCTCATTGAGTTCGGTGTCGCCCACGTACGCGCCCTGGTGGTATACCTGGGCTTCTTCGGGCAGCTGTAGCCCCTGCCAGCCGGCTACCTTGGCCTGCAAAAACACGTGCTCCGACAGCCGCGGAATGGCCAGGTACTCGGGCCGGGCCCCCAGGCGCACGGGCGGCAGCGTCAGCTCCCGCCGGCCACCCACGGCCAGGCTCATCACCTCGGGTACCTCGTAGCGGGTGCCCTGGGTTACTTCCACCGGCTTGCCCTTGGCCGTGCCTTTCACCACAAACTGGTCGATGCGCCCCTCCCCAATATGGTCACCGCCCCGAAAGTCCAGCTCCCAGGGCGCCAGGTCCGGGCGCGACACGTCCTCGCCCAGGTTGTGGCGCATCAGCACCACCCGCACCCGCTCCCAGGGCAGGCCCGACTGGTTGCGCAGCAGCCCGTGGGTAATAAACTGTAGCTCCCGCCCGGCCGCGTCGGCGCGGATATCCAGCTTGGGCCACCACGGGCCGCGGCTCGACACGTAGTAGCGCACCGTCAGCGGTACGGTCAGGGCGCGGGTGGCCCGCACCAGCACCACCATCCGGTTGTCGGCGCCGGTAGCGGCGGCCCGGGGCCGCAGCACGTTGGCCTGGGCCTGAAGCTCGGTTTGCCGGGTTTGCAGGCGGGTTGTTTCCAGCTGCATAGCCACCAGGCGGGTGCGCATCAGCGTGGCCCCGCGCATCACTTCAGCACTCCAGTTGGCCTGGGTGCCCGCTGATAGGGTCTGGTTGGCCAGCAAAAACGCCTTTTCCTGCTCCAGTCCTTTCAGTTCCGCCTCAATCCGGCGCAACTCCTCATTGGTCCGGGCCAGGCTGTCCACGGCCGACTTATTCAGGGCCACCGGGCCAGCAGGCTCCTCGTCACTCGTGCCCACGCCCAGCACTTCAGCCCCTTCTCCCAGCTCAATTTCGAGCGTTTCGGGGTTGATTTTGGTCGAGAGTCCCACCAACGCCAGCCGGTTGAGGCCCGCGGTCAGCGGCACCCGTCCCTGGTGCTCCAGCGCCGTCCCGTTCAGATACACCGTCACGGCGGTTAGCCCCGGCCGCACTGGGGCCGGAACGGTTTGGGCTGCCCCGCCCAAGGCCATACACCAGCAGGAGAGCAGCAAAAAGTACTGTTTGATCATAAGGCACCCGGTAACATTCCGCAATAAGTTAGCCGGGCAAGTTGCACAACTTTTCCCCAGTGTAGCGCTTCCACCGGCCGTCTTTTCTCCTTGCCGGTTCGAAAACAAGACTTTGCCAAAGTAAAGTCCGGTTTACCGGACCGAAAACATGCGTTGCCTGAGGCAAAACACCATTTGACAGGCCTTACTCACGCCTTGCCGAGTCTTCGAAGGGCCTTGGCAAGCTTTTAAAGCCCCTCACTGAGCCTTTGTCATCACCGGACTATCCTTTGGAACGACTTAGTGCCGTTGTGCAATGACTTGCCGGGCCTTTGTAATTACTTGTCGCCTCAAAACGCCCCCTCAACCGCCCTGCTTAACCGGCTCCCGCCCGCTAATCTGGCCGAGAATTACCCTTTCCCGGCAATTCCGCTTAATTTCGCCTGTTCAGCACCCATCAACTAATTGGAAGCCCATGCCCGGCTATTACCCCCAGGATATTGAGAAGAAGTGGCAAGCCCACTGGAAAGAGAATAGCACCTTCAAGGCCGACAACAACTCGGCTAAGCCCAAATACTACGTGCTCGACATGTTCCCCTATCCCTCGGGGGCGGGCCTGCACGTAGGACACCCCCTGGGCTACATTGCCTCCGATATCGTGACGCGCTACAAGCGCCTGCAGGGCTTCAACGTGCTGCATCCCATGGGTTTCGACTCCTTCGGCCTGCCCGCCGAGCAGTACGCAATCCAGACCGGACAGCACCCCGAAAAGACCACCCGCGAGAACATTGCCCGCTACATCGAGCAGCTCTCGTCCCTGGGCTTCAGCTACGACTGGAGCCGCGAAGTCCGCACCTCCGACCCCTCGTACTACAAGTGGACGCAGTGGATTTTCCTTAAGCTGTTCAACTCCTGGTATAACCTCGACACCGACCGCGCCGAGCCCCTGAAAACCCTACTCGCCAAGTTTGCCGAAAACGGCAGCCAGGGCGTGCGCGCCGCCGGCGACGAAGAGGAACGCCACGATTTCACGGCCGGCCAGTGGCAGATGTGGAGCGAAAAGCAGAAGCTGCAGGCCGTTCACCCCTACCGTTTGGCTTATCAGTCAGATACTTACGTCAACTGGTGCGCCGGCCTGGGCACGGTGCTCAGCAACGACGAAGTAAAGGACGGCCTCTCCGAACGCGGAGGGTTCCCCGTGGAACGTCGGCTGATGCCCCAGTGGAACCTGCGCATTACGGCCTACGCCGACCGCCTGTTGCAGGGCCTCGACCACATCGACTGGCCCGAGGCCGTGAAGGAAATGCAGCGCAACTGGATTGGTAAATCCATCGGCGCAGAGGTCACCTTTGAGGTACAAGGCCACGAGCAGGCCCAGATCAAGGTCTACACCACCCGCGTCGACACCATCTACGGCGCCACCTTCCTGGTGCTGGCTCCCGAGCACGAGCTGGTAAAGGAGCTGACTACGCCCGGGCAGCAGGCCGAAATCCAGGACTACATCGACGCCACCAAGCGCCGCTCGGAGCGCGACCGGATGGCCGACACCAAAACCGTGTCGGGCGCTTTCACCGGCTCCTACGGTATCAACCCGTTCAGCAACGAGCCCATCCAGATTTGGATTGCCGACTACGTGCTGGCCGGCTACGGCACCGGCGCCGTGATGGCCGTGCCCTCCGGCGACCAGCGCGACTACGTCTTCGCCAAGCACTTCAGCTTGCCTATCGTGCAGGTCGTGGATCAGCAGCAGATTGAAGAGCAGGCCGACCCAACCAAGGAAGGCAAGTATCTGCACGGCCTTATCCAGGGCATGGGCTACAAGGAAGCCACTCAAACCCTGATTCAGCAGCTTGAGGAGCGCGGCATCGGGAAGGGCAAAACCAACTTCCGCATCCGCGACGCCATCTTCGGCCGGCAGCGCTACTGGGGTGAGCCCATCCCGATTTACTACAAGGACGGCGTGGCCTACGGCGTAGCCGAAGAAGACCTGCCCCTGGTGCTACCCGAAATTGACGAGTACAAGCCCACCGAAACCGGCGAGCCGCCCCTAGGCCGCGCCAAGGACTGGAAGTACAAAGGCCAGTATGAGTATGAGCTGAGCACCATGCCCGGCTGGGCCGGTTCGAGCTGGTACTTCCTGCGCTACATGGACCCCACCAACAACGAGCGTTTTGTGGGCGAACAAGCCGAGCAGTACTGGCAGAACGTGGATTTATACCTCGGTGGTGCAGAGCACGCTACGGGTCACTTGCTCTACTCCCGCTTCTGGCACCTGTTTCTGAAAGACCTGGGCCTAGTAACCGCCGCTGAGCCTTTCCAGAAGCTCATCAACCAGGGCATGATTCTGGGCCGCTCCAACTTCGTGTACCGTATCAACGGCACTAACACGTTCGTAACCGCCGGCAAGAAAGACCAGCACGAAACCACCGCACTACACGTCGATGTGAACATCGTGAATAACGACGTTCTTGATGCGGAGGCTTTTAAAAAGTGGCGTCCCGACTATGCTTCAGCTGAGTTTATCCTCGAGGATGATGGCCGCTATGTGTGCGGCTGGGAGGTTGAAAAAATGTCTAAAGGCAAGTTCAACGTAGTGAGCCCCGATACACTGGTAGATCAGTATGGAGCCGACGCGCTACGTTTGTACGAAATGTTCCTGGGGCCCCTGGAACAGTATAAGCCCTGGAACACTAACGGCATGAGCGGCGTGGCGGGCTTCCTCAAAAAGCTCTGGCGCCTCTATCATCCCCAGGACGGTGACTTCGCCGTAACGAACGAAGCGGCTACGCCCGCCGAGTTGAAGGCCCTGCACAAGGCCATTAAGAAGGTGGAAGAGGACATCGAGAAATTCTCGTTCAACACCACCGTCAGCGCCTTGATGATTACGGTGAACGAGCTGACGGCCCTTGATTCGCACAAACGGGCCATCCTGGAGCCGCTCTGCGTTCTAGTTTCGCCCTACGCGCCTCACCTGGCCGAGGAGCTGTGGGTGAAGCTGGGCCACGAAGCAGGCAGCATCAGCTCCGCTTCCTACCCGGAGTTCAAGGAGGAGTTTTTGGTCGAGGATACTGTAAACTACCCCGTGGCCATCAACGGCAAAGTGCGCGAAACCCAGCAGTTTGCCGCCGCCGCTACCGCCGCCGAAATCGAAGCCGCCGTGCGCGAATCCGGTTTCCTGACGCGCTTCGCTGAGGGCAAAGAGCCCAAGAAGTTTATCGTCGTGCCCGGCCGCATGGTCAACGTGGTGGTGTAGTTTAGCTGGCAACTTATTATAAAAAGCCCCGCTGGTTAGCTCCAGCGGGGCTTTTTGCTTGTGTCATGGCGAGGCCGAAGGCCGTGGTCATCCGTCCTCTAAGGTGTGCTGAGCGTTCTTAAGTGAAAAGCCCCTTTCTACGGCGTGTAGGAAGGGGCTTTCTGGTAAAAAAACGTTTGTCACTAGCAGAGGACGGATTGACGCCGCTTGATACGCTGAATGTCGTGCCTCCTCGCAATGACACGTTAAGTTAGATCTTGTCTTACGCTACTACTTTCTGCTCTCGCGCCTTAACATTGCCTACCATCGTTCTAAAAATCAACAAGCTAGATACAGCGCAGACGGTAATAGTGGCAGCCATAGGCAGAGCAGTATTGTTGGCTAGGGCACTGACGCTGATGGCTGCTAGGGCCCCGCAGCTATACATCAGCGTGCCCATCAAGGCCGAGGCGCTACCAGCCTGTTTGCCGTGATGCATCATGGCTCCGGCCGTGGCATTGGGCACGGCCAGCCCGACGCAGCCCACGGTGCAGAACAGCGGAATGGCAATGCCATAGATTCCCAACCAACCCGTACTGGCCATCAACAGGAGCACCAGGGCCGCTCCGAGGTAAAACACCGTCACGGCCCGCAGAATCTGCTGGAAGGTAAAGCGCTTGAGCAGTAAGTTATTAACCTGTGAAGCGGTGATGATGCCCGCCGCGTTGAGGCCAAACAGGATGCCGAACTGCTGCTCGCTGAGCCCAAAGAGGTTCATGAACACAAACGAGGAGCCGGTGATATAAGTAAACATGCCGCCCTGTACCATGCCCGCCGTCAGGGCATAGCCCACAAATTCCCGGTCGCGCAGCAGGGCTGCGTAAGTTTGAAACGAGTTGCGTACTGCCACCGGATTGCGCCGCTCGACGGGTAAGGTTTCGGGCAGTACCAGCACAATGCACACCAGCGTAAGGGCAGCCAGCAGGGCCAGCAGGCCGAAAATATAGCGCCAGTCGAGGTG belongs to Hymenobacter cellulosilyticus and includes:
- a CDS encoding pyridoxamine 5'-phosphate oxidase family protein, which produces MAEQVAVSHDVTKLVERIKDIKIAMMTTVEPSGELHSRPMYTHEPEADGTLWFFTEGDSAKIDEVQQERHVNLGYSKPDQNLYVSISGTATVVNDRQKIKDLWSEGLRAWFPKGSDDPNISLLRVDISRGEYWDQPSNVLVRAFGYAKAVATGERYQPTGDEHTKVNL
- a CDS encoding spheroidene monooxygenase, which encodes MLTTLTIFTLQPGTTRWGLAQMGTAPRQLQRVAGLRFFKMLGSGYDFGLKPNFQRYALMAVWETMAAAETFFATHPLWLSYQQHSTETWTVQLAPLKAHGLWDGQNPFDYHTTPAPADGPVAVLTRASIKLWKAPQFWRAVPATSAAFAQAQGVRAAIGLGEIPIVRQATFSVWESAVSMQQYAYRGAAHKGVIQRTRQEKWYGEELFARFQVLGGQGTLDGKNPLEGLV
- a CDS encoding DUF4139 domain-containing protein, whose product is MIKQYFLLLSCWCMALGGAAQTVPAPVRPGLTAVTVYLNGTALEHQGRVPLTAGLNRLALVGLSTKINPETLEIELGEGAEVLGVGTSDEEPAGPVALNKSAVDSLARTNEELRRIEAELKGLEQEKAFLLANQTLSAGTQANWSAEVMRGATLMRTRLVAMQLETTRLQTRQTELQAQANVLRPRAAATGADNRMVVLVRATRALTVPLTVRYYVSSRGPWWPKLDIRADAAGRELQFITHGLLRNQSGLPWERVRVVLMRHNLGEDVSRPDLAPWELDFRGGDHIGEGRIDQFVVKGTAKGKPVEVTQGTRYEVPEVMSLAVGGRRELTLPPVRLGARPEYLAIPRLSEHVFLQAKVAGWQGLQLPEEAQVYHQGAYVGDTELNERAYNDSLEVALGHDEQLVVGRAKLEDFSGDVPLSDKRRVRLSYELNVRNNHPTTVRLRLLDQIPISEEKEIVVKVIDTSGAQLEERSGKLTWVLTLAPGASQRLRFSFQVDYPKDKKVEIIKHETRVSSPKFR
- the leuS gene encoding leucine--tRNA ligase; the encoded protein is MPGYYPQDIEKKWQAHWKENSTFKADNNSAKPKYYVLDMFPYPSGAGLHVGHPLGYIASDIVTRYKRLQGFNVLHPMGFDSFGLPAEQYAIQTGQHPEKTTRENIARYIEQLSSLGFSYDWSREVRTSDPSYYKWTQWIFLKLFNSWYNLDTDRAEPLKTLLAKFAENGSQGVRAAGDEEERHDFTAGQWQMWSEKQKLQAVHPYRLAYQSDTYVNWCAGLGTVLSNDEVKDGLSERGGFPVERRLMPQWNLRITAYADRLLQGLDHIDWPEAVKEMQRNWIGKSIGAEVTFEVQGHEQAQIKVYTTRVDTIYGATFLVLAPEHELVKELTTPGQQAEIQDYIDATKRRSERDRMADTKTVSGAFTGSYGINPFSNEPIQIWIADYVLAGYGTGAVMAVPSGDQRDYVFAKHFSLPIVQVVDQQQIEEQADPTKEGKYLHGLIQGMGYKEATQTLIQQLEERGIGKGKTNFRIRDAIFGRQRYWGEPIPIYYKDGVAYGVAEEDLPLVLPEIDEYKPTETGEPPLGRAKDWKYKGQYEYELSTMPGWAGSSWYFLRYMDPTNNERFVGEQAEQYWQNVDLYLGGAEHATGHLLYSRFWHLFLKDLGLVTAAEPFQKLINQGMILGRSNFVYRINGTNTFVTAGKKDQHETTALHVDVNIVNNDVLDAEAFKKWRPDYASAEFILEDDGRYVCGWEVEKMSKGKFNVVSPDTLVDQYGADALRLYEMFLGPLEQYKPWNTNGMSGVAGFLKKLWRLYHPQDGDFAVTNEAATPAELKALHKAIKKVEEDIEKFSFNTTVSALMITVNELTALDSHKRAILEPLCVLVSPYAPHLAEELWVKLGHEAGSISSASYPEFKEEFLVEDTVNYPVAINGKVRETQQFAAAATAAEIEAAVRESGFLTRFAEGKEPKKFIVVPGRMVNVVV
- a CDS encoding Bcr/CflA family multidrug efflux MFS transporter, whose product is MSKKAAGHTSLILLLGLLTAFGPMSIDMYLPAFPAIAREFGVSISAVQFTLASYNIGIALGQLLYGPLADQLGRKPNLLAGMLLYGLAAVGCAFATSVDNLIVVRFLQALGGCAGMVLARAIVRDRFDGNESAKVFSTLMLIMGVAPILAPTVGGLIIAHLDWRYIFGLLALLAALTLVCIVLVLPETLPVERRNPVAVRNSFQTYAALLRDREFVGYALTAGMVQGGMFTYITGSSFVFMNLFGLSEQQFGILFGLNAAGIITASQVNNLLLKRFTFQQILRAVTVFYLGAALVLLLMASTGWLGIYGIAIPLFCTVGCVGLAVPNATAGAMMHHGKQAGSASALMGTLMYSCGALAAISVSALANNTALPMAATITVCAVSSLLIFRTMVGNVKAREQKVVA